Proteins encoded within one genomic window of Macrotis lagotis isolate mMagLag1 chromosome 3, bilby.v1.9.chrom.fasta, whole genome shotgun sequence:
- the LOC141517390 gene encoding centrin-4-like isoform X2 has protein sequence MASNYRPSTGQRKKPNIKVELTENQKQEIKEAFDLFDVDGSGSIDVKELKIAMRALGFEPKKEEIKKMIAETDKEGFGTINFEDFFAMMSVKMSEKDEKEEILKAFKLFDDDATGSITLKNIKRVAKELGENLSDDELQVQEQSTASGFILAYRCPPDDVIHKS, from the exons ATG gcATCTAATTATCGACCCAGTACTGGTCAGCGGAAGAAGCCTAATATAAAAGTCGAATTGACTGAgaatcaaaaacaagaaattaaGGAGGCCTTTGACTTATTTGATGTAGATGGATCTGGAAGCATTGACGTGAAGGAATTGAAg ATTGCAATGCGTGCATTAGGCTTTGagccaaagaaagaagaaattaaaaaaatgattgcgGAGACTGACAAAGAAGGATTTGGCACCATTAACTTTGAAGACTTTTTTGCCATGATGAGTGTGAAAATG agtgaaaaggatgaaaaagaagaaattttgaagGCCTTCAAATTGTTTGATGATGATGCTACAGGAAGTATCACCCTCAAAAATATCAAGAGAGTCGCTAAGGAACTAGGAGAAAATTTATCAGATGATGAACTTCAG GTTCAAGAGCAATCAACCGCCTCTGGATTCATTCTGGCTTATAGATGTCCTCCTGATGATGTGATACACAAGAGCTGA
- the LOC141517390 gene encoding centrin-4-like isoform X1 codes for MASNYRPSTGQRKKPNIKVELTENQKQEIKEAFDLFDVDGSGSIDVKELKIAMRALGFEPKKEEIKKMIAETDKEGFGTINFEDFFAMMSVKMSEKDEKEEILKAFKLFDDDATGSITLKNIKRVAKELGENLSDDELQEMLDEADRDGDGEINEQEFLRMMKKTTLY; via the exons ATG gcATCTAATTATCGACCCAGTACTGGTCAGCGGAAGAAGCCTAATATAAAAGTCGAATTGACTGAgaatcaaaaacaagaaattaaGGAGGCCTTTGACTTATTTGATGTAGATGGATCTGGAAGCATTGACGTGAAGGAATTGAAg ATTGCAATGCGTGCATTAGGCTTTGagccaaagaaagaagaaattaaaaaaatgattgcgGAGACTGACAAAGAAGGATTTGGCACCATTAACTTTGAAGACTTTTTTGCCATGATGAGTGTGAAAATG agtgaaaaggatgaaaaagaagaaattttgaagGCCTTCAAATTGTTTGATGATGATGCTACAGGAAGTATCACCCTCAAAAATATCAAGAGAGTCGCTAAGGAACTAGGAGAAAATTTATCAGATGATGAACTTCAG GAAATGCTGGATGAAGCTGATCGCGATGGAGATGGAGAAATAAATGAGCAAGAGTTTTTGAGGATGATGAAAAAAACCACTCTTTATTAA
- the BBS12 gene encoding chaperonin-containing T-complex member BBS12 produces MVMAHKNINRRHIGLQQLSALTETGRSFLGPVKSSKFIIGEGSLESILTCSTVRLLESLDLTSSVGQLLFETVQSQKKAYGTGTNTLLFLAGVWSTAALECLQQDTPISVIVSVMSEGLKSCREEVVALQIPLHDVVVNTQDTRRYPSLKTLHILPSPLLQIPPEIPWIQREHDIRDSSQPSTPACSSRHSSDLSSRSFFNSQSVVKRNKGMSQTSQANLITSSHNRKSRLSHSRHFNRAENDSSQTLSDSHIHKCSDLVQLAVGLSHGDHSSMTLVEAAVRCQYQNACVRKKNCMVPFKFDVSKISTCCLAGMPESFSCVCSGYMTLISISYTSIIRKLQNQPLRVILIDGDFKEKYHHLGFNGLENVKTELENVTYRETLWLDHILKILIQLNVNLVMVRGNVSENLMEKCMCNNLLIIGSVSHHVLQDFAEVTGAVQVTYATQLNEDCVGSNVYVSLWRAGLLNTIEVNNKVAILIKAEGILLVTAVLTSPVIAQMHTKEDHFWTCAYRLYHALVDEKVFLGGGTVEILCLTHLHMLIEQSQQKMGKDCSGRLHMTSSWMASSQELYRPTVLKTLADGWHKYLSLIMYNTGTCSSESEASMFIHNLIQKTTDSGCPLLYLLKEYNEVNNAVLNLSVYDVVTPKIEAWRRALDLVLLVLQTDAEIISGAEYTQLNSQESDELLLL; encoded by the coding sequence ATGGTCATGgctcacaaaaatataaacaggaGACACATAGGACTTCAGCAGCTTTCAGCATTAACAGAGACAGGTCGAAGTTTCCTAGGCCCTGTCAAGTCATCCAAATTTATTATAGGTGAAGGATCTCTTGAAAGTATATTAACCTGTTCCACAGTGAGGCTTCTTGAAAGTCTGGATTTAACTAGTTCAGTTGGGCAGCTCCTGTTTGAAACAGTGCAATCACAGAAGAAAGCGTATGGGACAGGGACCAATACCCTCTTGTTTCTTGCTGGTGTGTGGAGCACAGCTGCCCTAGAATGTCTTCAGCAAGATACCCCTATTTCAGTCATAGTGTCAGTGATGTCAGAAGGCCTGAAGTCTTGCAGGGAAGAAGTTGTTGCTCTTCAAATCCCTCTACATGATGTAGTTGTCAACACTCAAGACACTAGGAGATATCCTTCTCTTAAAACTCTGCACATCCTTCCCAGCCCTCTTTTACAGATCCCACCAGAGATTCCATGGATACAGAGAGAGCATGACATAAGAGATAGTTCTCAACCAAGCACTCCTGCATGTTCTTCCAGGCATTCTTCTGATTTATCTTCTAGATCTTTCTTCAATTCTCAATCTgtagttaaaagaaataaaggtatGTCTCAGACCTCCCAAGCCAATCTGATTACAAGTAGCCACAACAGAAAATCAAGACTAAGTCACAGCAGACATTTTAATAGGGCAGAAAATGACTCTTCTCAAACACTGTCTGACTCTCATATTCATAAATGCAGTGATTTGGTGCAGCTGGCAGTGGGTCTGAGCCATGGAGATCACAGCAGTATGACATTAGTGGAAGCAGCAGTCAGATGCCAATATCAGAATGCATGTGTGAGGAAAAAGAATTGTATGGTGCCATTTAAGTTTGATGTTTCAAAAATTTCCACTTGCTGCTTAGCAGGCATGCCTGAAAGCTTTTCTTGTGTCTGCTCTGGATATATGACTTTAATATCAATAAGCTATACCAGTATAATCAGAAAACTCCAGAATCAGCCTTTGCGGGTAATTCTCATTGATGGTGATTTCAAAGAGAAATATCACCACTTGGGATTTAATGGACTGGAAAATGTTAAAACTGAGTTGGAAAATGTGACCTATCGAGAGACACTCTGGTTGGatcatattttaaagatattaattCAGTTAAATGTAAACCTAGTAATGGTACGAGGAAATGTGTCTGAAAATTTAATGGAGAAGTGTATGTGCAATAACTTGCTGATAATTGGGTCAGTGAGTCACCATGTACTGCAGGATTTTGCAGAGGTGACTGGAGCAGTGCAGGTGACCTATGCTACACAGCTGAATGAAGACTGTGTGGGGAGTAATGTCTATGTGAGCTTGTGGAGAGCGGGCCTACTGAACACCATTGAAGTGAACAACAAAGTGGCTATCTTAATCAAAGCTGAAGGAATCCTCCTGGTGACAGCTGTGCTCACTAGCCCAGTCATAGCACAGATGCACACCAAGGAAGATCATTTCTGGACTTGTGCTTATCGCTTGTATCATGCTCTAGTCGATGAGAAGGTTTTCCTTGGAGGTGGCACAGTTGAAATCTTATGCCTTACCCATCTTCATATGCTGATCGAACAGTCACAACAAAAGATGGGCAAGGATTGTTCGGGACGGCTTCATATGACTTCATCTTGGATGGCCTCATCTCAGGAACTTTATAGACCTACTGTACTTAAAACCTTGGCAGATGGATGGCACAAATACCTTTCATTAATCATGTATAACACAGGTACTTGCTCTTCAGAAAGTGAAGCCAGCATGTTCATTCACAACTTAATCCAAAAAACTACAGACTCTGGTTGTCCTTTATTATACCTTCTGAAAGAATATAATGAAGTGAACAATGCAGTTTTAAATTTAAGCGTTTATGATGTTGTCACACCAAAGATTGAGGCATGGCGCCGAGCACTAGATTTGGTATTGTTAGTGCTTCAGACAGATGCTGAAATTATTAGTGGGGCTGAGTATACACAGTTAAACTCACAGGAGTCCGATGAATTGTTGTTATTGTAG